In Dehalobacter sp., a single window of DNA contains:
- a CDS encoding P-II family nitrogen regulator encodes MKEVTAIVRPNKMSATKDALDKIGFPAMTAIPVLGKGKQRGISGELNFGIQPKLLAKRYSTGMKYIPKRLLSVVVSDEDVDLVVKTIIEVNQTAQIGDGRIFVESIDEVIRIRTGEKGELALK; translated from the coding sequence ATGAAAGAAGTTACTGCGATTGTCAGACCTAACAAGATGTCGGCTACGAAAGATGCATTGGATAAAATCGGCTTTCCCGCAATGACGGCAATTCCAGTTTTAGGAAAAGGTAAGCAAAGAGGCATCTCGGGAGAGCTCAATTTTGGAATACAACCAAAGCTGCTTGCGAAAAGGTACAGTACCGGTATGAAATACATACCCAAAAGACTTCTGAGCGTAGTTGTGAGTGACGAAGATGTGGATTTGGTGGTTAAAACCATTATTGAAGTTAATCAGACTGCCCAGATTGGTGACGGAAGGATTTTTGTCGAGTCCATTGATGAGGTTATTCGGATCAGGACTGGGGAAAAAGGAGAACTAGCTTTAAAATAA